Proteins encoded in a region of the Geobacillus genomosp. 3 genome:
- a CDS encoding YncE family protein, whose translation MNRASMWMLLCCFFLLSGCANPSFPPVADSLSVVISLDVKGETVTFWNADTGDKIARWNIREPFQGGALSPDGRTLLLYGRDLDRIYRYDLATGKLLREWKTGNGIVSAAPSPDGRTWFFGDSTRRAVIVVDRDGNEVARLSVGRSPMTLLVNRDGTRLYAIDFQDERASIIDVDRRRVIRSFAVPKFALGGVVREQEGELWVGGHGSGNKVEENIHVYSLQDGRLLRTIPAPVMPVDFAETNRGVFVLSHGSNTVYQFSPSGRRIGSVSVGANPFAIEAAGGRLYIASYDSDEIIVVDEATMRPLARWKTGDGPLQLLIREGR comes from the coding sequence ATGAATCGAGCGAGCATGTGGATGCTGTTGTGTTGCTTCTTTCTGCTAAGCGGCTGCGCCAATCCATCGTTTCCTCCGGTGGCCGATTCGCTTTCTGTCGTCATCAGCCTCGATGTCAAAGGGGAAACGGTTACGTTTTGGAATGCGGACACTGGCGACAAGATCGCCCGCTGGAACATCCGTGAGCCGTTTCAAGGCGGGGCGTTGAGCCCGGACGGCCGGACGCTTCTTTTGTACGGGCGGGACCTCGACCGCATCTATCGGTACGACCTCGCAACCGGGAAGCTGCTCCGTGAGTGGAAAACGGGAAACGGCATCGTCAGCGCGGCCCCGTCCCCGGATGGCCGGACGTGGTTTTTCGGCGATAGCACCCGCCGCGCTGTGATTGTCGTCGACCGGGACGGGAACGAGGTCGCCCGCCTTTCGGTCGGACGCTCCCCGATGACGTTGCTTGTCAACCGCGATGGCACGAGGTTGTATGCGATCGATTTCCAAGATGAACGCGCATCGATCATTGATGTGGACCGACGCCGCGTCATTCGTTCGTTTGCCGTGCCGAAGTTCGCCTTAGGCGGAGTGGTGCGCGAGCAGGAAGGGGAGCTGTGGGTCGGCGGACATGGAAGCGGAAATAAGGTGGAGGAGAATATCCACGTCTATTCGCTTCAAGACGGCCGCTTGCTCCGGACGATACCCGCGCCTGTCATGCCGGTTGATTTTGCCGAAACGAACCGCGGTGTGTTTGTGCTAAGCCACGGTTCAAACACGGTCTATCAATTTTCGCCAAGCGGCAGGCGGATTGGCTCCGTCTCTGTCGGTGCCAATCCGTTTGCCATCGAGGCGGCAGGCGGCCGCTTGTATATCGCCAGCTATGACAGCGATGAAATCATCGTGGTCGACGAAGCGACGATGCGTCCGCTTGCCCGTTGGAAAACAGGGGATGGCCCGCTGCAGCTGCTCATCCGGGAGGGACGGTAA
- a CDS encoding dihydrolipoamide acetyltransferase family protein: MAIEQLTMPQLGESVTEGTISKWLVSPGDKVNKYDPVAEVITDKVSAEIPSSFAGVIRELIAKEGETLPVGAPICTIEVEGEAAAPEAKPADEAPKAEDNTKPTAPKKTERANNGRYSPAVLRLAQEHGIDLEQVEGTGLGGRVTRKDLLKLIESGQMPKAKAAPAAEQAAPKAEPRTEQPATAAATVQPSAAAAPTAPQAAPIKPAAPNVEAGAGDIEIPVTPVRKAIAANMLRSKHEAPHAWTMVEVDVTDLVAYRDAIKDEFRRREGFNLTYFAFFVKAVAQALKEFPQLNSVWAGDKIIQRKDINISIAVATDDALFVPVIKHADEKTIKGIAREIAELAAKTRAGKLRPEDMQGGTFTVNNTGAFGSVQSMGIINYPQAAILQVETIVKRPVVKNGMIAIRDMVNLCLSLDHRVLDGLICGRFLARVKAILENMNKDNTPIY; encoded by the coding sequence GACAAAGTGAACAAATACGACCCGGTCGCCGAAGTCATCACCGATAAAGTGAGCGCGGAAATTCCGTCGTCGTTTGCCGGCGTCATCCGCGAGCTGATCGCCAAAGAAGGAGAAACGCTCCCGGTCGGCGCGCCGATTTGCACGATCGAAGTCGAAGGCGAAGCGGCCGCACCGGAAGCGAAGCCGGCCGATGAAGCGCCGAAAGCAGAAGACAACACGAAGCCGACCGCTCCGAAAAAGACAGAACGGGCAAACAACGGCCGCTACTCGCCGGCCGTGCTCCGCCTCGCCCAAGAGCACGGCATTGACCTGGAACAAGTGGAAGGCACCGGCCTTGGCGGGCGGGTGACGCGCAAAGATTTGCTGAAGCTTATTGAGTCCGGGCAAATGCCGAAAGCGAAAGCGGCGCCGGCGGCGGAACAAGCGGCGCCAAAAGCGGAACCGAGAACGGAACAACCGGCCACAGCCGCCGCAACCGTTCAACCGTCTGCCGCGGCCGCGCCAACCGCGCCGCAGGCAGCGCCGATCAAACCAGCGGCCCCGAACGTCGAAGCCGGAGCGGGCGACATCGAAATTCCGGTCACCCCGGTGCGCAAGGCGATTGCGGCGAACATGCTCCGCAGCAAACACGAAGCGCCGCACGCTTGGACGATGGTCGAAGTCGACGTCACCGATCTTGTCGCCTACCGCGATGCCATCAAAGACGAGTTCAGGCGGCGTGAAGGCTTCAATTTGACGTATTTCGCCTTCTTCGTCAAGGCGGTCGCCCAAGCGCTGAAAGAATTCCCGCAGTTGAACTCAGTGTGGGCGGGCGATAAGATCATTCAGCGCAAGGACATCAACATATCCATCGCTGTCGCGACGGATGACGCCTTGTTCGTGCCCGTCATCAAGCACGCCGATGAAAAAACGATCAAAGGCATCGCCCGCGAAATCGCCGAACTGGCGGCGAAAACGCGCGCCGGCAAGCTGCGTCCGGAAGACATGCAAGGCGGCACGTTCACCGTCAACAACACCGGCGCGTTCGGCTCGGTGCAGTCGATGGGCATTATCAACTACCCGCAAGCGGCCATTTTGCAAGTGGAAACGATCGTCAAACGCCCGGTCGTCAAAAACGGCATGATCGCCATCCGCGACATGGTCAACTTATGTTTGTCGCTTGACCACCGCGTCTTGGACGGCCTCATTTGCGGACGCTTCCTCGCCCGCGTCAAAGCGATTTTGGAAAACATGAACAAAGACAATACGCCGATTTATTAA